A window of the Dongshaea marina genome harbors these coding sequences:
- a CDS encoding Gfo/Idh/MocA family protein, with protein sequence MTTQVLLLGFGSVAQKHIEALGELLSDVKFAVWCRPGKLRSHPKVVHFFYDAKQAIAWQPHLIIVTTPSSIRLELITELASLGCPMLIEKPLADSLSQAQEITCLLAKKNSFYLVAYQLRFLPSFLKLQQWLTLLGQLYHVRLDVGQYLPHWRPGKPVIEMVSASLELGGGALLELSHELDLMINLIGKPSSVFAKKAPPSHLAIEVEECVELLCSYPQGPLVSVHLDMLRYSPSRNSTWLGENGQICWDLLSDSLTFYDRTGEQVDSFNGGMDPGRARKALLESFINQSSRGCNLEQGCEVMHLIEACKESLRYNREIVL encoded by the coding sequence TTGACGACGCAAGTTCTGCTCCTTGGATTTGGCAGTGTAGCTCAAAAGCACATTGAAGCTTTAGGCGAGCTTTTGTCTGATGTAAAGTTTGCTGTTTGGTGTCGTCCGGGAAAGTTACGCTCGCACCCCAAGGTGGTGCATTTTTTCTATGATGCTAAGCAAGCTATTGCCTGGCAGCCTCATCTTATCATTGTGACAACGCCCTCATCGATTCGACTCGAATTGATTACAGAACTCGCTTCTTTGGGTTGCCCAATGCTTATAGAGAAGCCACTAGCTGACAGCCTATCCCAAGCACAAGAGATTACCTGTTTACTGGCAAAAAAAAATAGCTTCTATCTGGTCGCTTATCAGCTTAGGTTTTTACCCAGTTTTCTCAAGCTACAGCAGTGGCTTACTCTTTTGGGACAGCTCTATCATGTTAGGCTGGATGTTGGGCAGTACTTGCCTCACTGGCGCCCAGGCAAGCCTGTTATCGAGATGGTTTCAGCGTCATTAGAGCTTGGTGGTGGGGCCTTGCTTGAGCTGAGTCATGAACTGGATCTGATGATTAACCTCATTGGAAAGCCTTCATCGGTCTTTGCAAAAAAGGCTCCTCCGAGTCACTTAGCAATTGAAGTGGAAGAGTGTGTTGAGTTGCTTTGTAGTTATCCTCAAGGACCATTGGTGAGTGTCCACTTAGATATGCTCCGCTATTCTCCGTCCCGTAATAGTACATGGCTAGGCGAAAATGGACAGATTTGCTGGGATCTATTAAGTGATAGCCTGACATTTTATGATCGAACTGGTGAGCAGGTTGATTCATTCAATGGAGGGATGGATCCGGGGAGAGCACGCAAAGCTTTACTGGAATCTTTTATTAACCAATCTTCTCGGGGTTGTAATTTGGAACAGGGGTGTGAAGTCATGCATCTCATTGAGGCTTGTAAAGAGTCGTTGCGATACAACAGGGAGATAGTTTTGTGA
- the hisF gene encoding imidazole glycerol phosphate synthase subunit HisF: MPKKRLIARLDIKNNYLIKGIHLEGLRKLGTPDTFAGEYFSQGVDELIFMDAVASLYQRNNLMHIVSQAAENIFVPITVGGGLRKLDDVKAVLRSGADKVAINTAAVAKPKFLSEVARECGVQCVVLSVEAKSVGDQLWEVYTDNGRERTGVMVDDWVKQCLPLGVGEILLTSVDREGTCCGLDIELCRMVRSLSTVPVVASGGVGCLSHIQQGFDVDMDGIALAHLLHYRKSTVSEIRDYCLDANLDVRAR; this comes from the coding sequence ATGCCAAAGAAGCGACTAATTGCGCGACTTGATATAAAAAATAACTACCTTATCAAGGGGATTCACCTTGAAGGGCTTAGGAAACTAGGCACTCCAGATACCTTTGCTGGAGAGTACTTTTCACAGGGTGTTGATGAGCTGATATTTATGGATGCGGTAGCATCTCTCTACCAGCGCAATAATCTGATGCATATTGTTAGTCAGGCTGCCGAGAATATATTTGTACCAATTACAGTGGGTGGGGGATTAAGAAAATTAGATGATGTTAAGGCTGTCCTGCGAAGTGGTGCTGACAAAGTTGCTATCAATACTGCTGCGGTGGCTAAACCAAAATTTTTGAGTGAAGTAGCAAGAGAGTGTGGGGTTCAATGTGTAGTTTTGTCTGTGGAAGCAAAAAGTGTAGGGGATCAGCTATGGGAGGTTTATACCGATAATGGCCGAGAGAGAACAGGGGTAATGGTTGATGATTGGGTAAAGCAGTGTTTACCCTTGGGGGTTGGTGAGATTCTACTTACATCAGTGGATCGTGAAGGGACATGTTGTGGACTAGACATAGAGTTATGTCGCATGGTGAGATCTCTATCTACTGTACCAGTTGTTGCTTCGGGAGGTGTGGGTTGTTTGAGTCATATTCAACAAGGTTTTGATGTTGATATGGATGGTATAGCGCTTGCGCACCTCCTTCATTATCGGAAATCGACAGTTAGCGAAATAAGGGACTACTGTCTTGATGCAAACCTGGATGTAAGAGCAAGATGA
- a CDS encoding N-acetyl sugar amidotransferase encodes MAQISAPSRVDTRLFSPEASINGTKYGLPSEVYYCKKCVISNQRPNSAVEFKHTNKSKKKTIHFDSEGVCDACRLSEQKNNTIDWELRDKALRELCDRHRSKNGYYDCLVPGSGGKDSFYAAHILKEKYGMHPLTVTWAPHIYTEWGWKNFQSWIHAGLDNYLMTPNGRVHRLLTRLAVENLLHPFQPFMLGQKLLAPKMAKKFNIPLIFYGENEAEYGNPIADTNSPLRSSEYFSSSDYDELYLGGVSLTELQEDFGLVSQDLIPYLPISEGDIEECNIETHYLGYYLKWHPQSCYYYAVENGGFVASPERTPGTYSKYNSIDDRIDDLHYYTTGVKFGLGRASYDAAQEIRSLDIERDEGVALVRRYDHEFPERFIDELLSYLSIPENEFPVAATQFESPVMDRHYFDRLCDSFRSPHLWIYDKGLWRLRHPLEE; translated from the coding sequence ATGGCTCAAATTTCAGCACCATCTCGTGTCGATACTCGATTATTTTCTCCTGAAGCCTCGATTAATGGAACAAAATATGGTTTACCCTCGGAGGTTTACTATTGTAAAAAATGTGTAATTAGTAATCAGCGCCCAAACTCGGCTGTAGAGTTTAAGCATACGAATAAAAGCAAAAAGAAAACAATTCACTTTGATAGCGAGGGGGTTTGTGATGCGTGCCGATTATCGGAGCAGAAAAATAATACAATAGATTGGGAGCTCAGAGATAAGGCGTTGAGAGAGTTATGTGATCGGCATAGGAGCAAAAATGGATACTATGATTGTTTGGTTCCGGGATCTGGCGGTAAGGATAGTTTTTACGCGGCTCATATTTTAAAAGAAAAGTATGGAATGCACCCATTAACCGTGACTTGGGCACCACATATATACACAGAGTGGGGGTGGAAGAATTTTCAGTCATGGATTCATGCAGGGCTTGATAACTACCTTATGACTCCAAATGGGCGGGTACACAGATTATTAACCCGGTTGGCCGTTGAAAATTTATTGCATCCATTTCAACCATTTATGTTAGGGCAAAAGTTATTAGCCCCCAAAATGGCTAAGAAGTTCAATATCCCATTGATCTTTTATGGTGAAAATGAGGCGGAGTATGGAAACCCTATTGCAGATACCAACTCACCACTGCGTAGTAGCGAATACTTTTCATCGTCTGACTATGATGAGCTTTATCTTGGAGGAGTATCATTGACAGAGCTTCAGGAGGACTTTGGATTAGTTTCCCAGGATCTTATTCCATACCTTCCTATATCTGAGGGTGATATTGAAGAGTGTAATATTGAAACACATTATCTAGGATATTATCTGAAATGGCACCCTCAGAGTTGCTATTACTATGCAGTAGAAAATGGCGGATTTGTTGCTTCTCCAGAAAGGACGCCTGGAACTTATTCTAAGTATAATAGTATTGATGATCGAATTGATGACCTTCATTATTATACAACCGGTGTTAAATTTGGTCTGGGTCGTGCGAGTTATGATGCAGCTCAAGAGATTCGTTCCTTAGATATTGAGAGAGATGAAGGTGTTGCTTTGGTTCGTCGATATGATCACGAATTCCCTGAGCGTTTTATTGATGAGCTGTTATCCTATTTAAGTATTCCTGAGAATGAGTTTCCTGTTGCAGCAACACAATTTGAATCACCAGTTATGGATAGACACTATTTTGATCGTCTTTGCGATAGCTTTAGGAGTCCTCACTTATGGATTTATGATAAGGGGCTGTGGCGATTACGCCACCCTTTGGAGGAGTGA
- a CDS encoding acylneuraminate cytidylyltransferase family protein yields the protein MSYSIEAALNHPQIEQVIVSTDSQEIAQVALEWGAQVPFIRPAELATDTAPELEAWQHAIRFCQTQPQWHSFSTFISLPATAPLRSEDDVTRCLELFGQSNFDLVVTGSIASRSPWFNMVKKKDDGAIELVLPSQHTRRQDTPQVFDLTTVAYVSSPQYILNSQNVMQGRIGLVEIPRERAIDIDEPLDFEIAECLLARRMCEQDTR from the coding sequence ATTTCCTATAGCATTGAGGCTGCATTGAATCACCCTCAGATAGAGCAGGTGATTGTCTCTACAGATAGCCAGGAGATTGCGCAAGTTGCTTTGGAGTGGGGAGCGCAAGTTCCTTTCATCCGCCCTGCAGAGTTGGCAACAGATACTGCGCCAGAGTTAGAAGCCTGGCAACATGCAATACGTTTTTGCCAGACTCAGCCTCAATGGCATAGCTTCTCAACCTTTATTTCCTTACCAGCAACAGCACCTCTTCGTTCTGAGGATGATGTAACCCGATGCTTGGAGTTATTTGGTCAGAGCAACTTTGATTTGGTTGTCACCGGCTCTATAGCCTCCAGGAGTCCCTGGTTTAATATGGTAAAGAAAAAGGATGATGGCGCTATAGAGTTGGTGCTTCCTAGCCAACATACACGGCGACAAGATACGCCTCAGGTTTTTGACCTAACGACGGTAGCCTATGTTTCAAGCCCGCAGTATATCCTAAATAGCCAGAATGTAATGCAAGGAAGGATTGGCTTGGTAGAGATTCCAAGAGAGCGGGCGATCGATATTGATGAGCCCCTGGATTTTGAGATTGCAGAATGCTTGCTGGCAAGGAGGATGTGTGAGCAAGACACTAGATAA
- a CDS encoding SDR family oxidoreductase: MSKTLDKLADLSSRVALVTGGAGHLGRLCCNLLVEQGAKVIAIDRQEALQNVVFHDGITPIALELASIEAEGELLLQKIERDFGRLDILVNNAAFVGTSELQGWSTSFAEQSIESWRACLEVNLTATFALSQLFYPLLSVREKGVIVNIGSIYGEVGPDWSLYEGTQMANPAAYAASKGGLHQLTRWLATTLAPKVRANTLVPGGIFRYQPKSFVDAYCQRTPLRRMAKEEDLAGPLLFLCSDMSCYMTGARLDVDGGWQAW; encoded by the coding sequence GTGAGCAAGACACTAGATAAATTGGCTGATCTTTCAAGTAGAGTGGCTTTGGTCACTGGAGGAGCTGGGCATCTTGGTCGTTTATGTTGCAATTTGCTTGTAGAGCAGGGAGCAAAGGTGATTGCTATTGATCGTCAGGAAGCTCTCCAAAATGTAGTATTTCATGATGGAATAACTCCTATTGCTCTTGAGCTTGCAAGCATAGAGGCTGAAGGGGAGCTTCTACTACAGAAGATAGAGCGTGATTTTGGGCGGCTGGATATCTTGGTGAACAACGCAGCCTTTGTTGGGACATCAGAGCTACAAGGTTGGAGTACATCCTTCGCTGAGCAGTCAATTGAGAGTTGGCGCGCTTGTTTGGAGGTGAATTTAACAGCTACTTTTGCCTTGAGTCAGTTGTTCTATCCATTGTTATCAGTCAGAGAAAAAGGAGTGATTGTTAACATCGGGTCCATTTACGGTGAGGTAGGGCCTGATTGGTCGCTGTATGAAGGCACTCAAATGGCTAACCCCGCAGCTTATGCTGCAAGCAAGGGCGGGCTTCATCAGTTAACGCGCTGGCTTGCAACTACCCTTGCCCCCAAAGTACGGGCTAACACTTTGGTACCAGGGGGAATTTTTCGTTATCAGCCGAAGAGCTTTGTGGATGCATATTGCCAGAGGACACCTTTGAGGAGGATGGCTAAGGAAGAGGATCTTGCCGGCCCTCTGCTTTTTCTATGTTCAGATATGTCCTGCTATATGACCGGAGCTCGACTCGATGTTGATGGCGGATGGCAGGCTTGGTAG